The genomic segment TTCGCCAGCAGGGCGCAGATCACGTCGGCCGGGGAGATCTCGGAGCGGCCTCCGAAGGCGCCGCCGATCGTGATCTTGCGGACCCTCACCTTGTTGAGGGGCATTTTGAGGACGTTGGAGAGGGGTTTGGCCTTCAGATGGGGACCTGCATTGGGCATCCAGATCTCGAGGTTGCCCGCATGGTCGAACTGGGCCACCACCGCATAGGGTTCCCCTTGGAAGTAGGAATCCTCCGGTGCGGTGAAGGTGTCTTCCCTGACGAGATAGGAACGGGCAAAGCCTTTCTCCACATCGCCCACATTGATGTGGACGTGGATGTTGATGTTGTTGGGATAGAGATCGTGGAGCTGGGGCGCGCCAGGGGCCATGGCCTCCTCGATGGTGAAGACCGCGGGGAGCACCTCATAGGTGACCTCGATGAGCGAGAGCGCCTCAAGGGCGGTATCCTCGTCGATCGCAGCCACGGCCGCCACCTCTTCACCCACATACCGGACCTTGTCCGTCGGGAGGAACTGTTGATCCTGGGTATATTTGAAGACCCCCCACTTCTCGCCGGTCGTGTCCTTTGCGGTGACGACCGCTTTGACCCCGGGCAGCCTTTCGGCCTTCGAGGTGTCGATCGATACGATCCTGGCATGGGCATGGGGAGATCGGAGGATCTTGCCCACCAACATCCTCGGGAGGGAGAGGTCCGCTGTAAAATGGGCCTCGCCCGTCGCCTTGGAGGTGGCGTCGATCCGCTTCATATCCTTGCCGATGTAAGAGAATCGCTCCATAACCTACCTCCCTGAACCGGCCAGAGACCGGATGGCCTCCACGATCTTCGCATAACCGGTGCATCGGCAGATGTTTCCGGAGATGGCCCGCCGGATCTCGGGTTCGCTCGGGTTTGGGTTCTCCATCAAGAGGGCATAGGCCGTGAGGATCATCCCCGGGGTGCAGAAGCCGCACTGGATCGCATGATGACGGACGAAGGCCTCCTGGACGGGGTGGAGTTGCTCGCCCTCGCGCAGCCCCTCGATCGTGGTGATCTCCCTCCCTTGGACGGTGGCTGCAAGGGTGAGGCAGGACCGCACGGGGATGCCATCGAGAAGGACGGTGCAGGAGCCGCATACCCCTTCTCCGCAGCCCTCCTTGGTTCCAGTGAGGTGGAGGTCGTTTCGAAGGACGTCGAGGAGGGTCCGGTGGGAAGCAATGAGGAGATCGTAGACCTCGTGATTGACCGTGAGGCGAATGGGCACCTTTTTCATCTCAACCATGTCACGCCACCCCTTTCATTCTGGCAAGGGCCTCTTTCATGGCCCGTTTCGCCAGCACCCCGGCCATCTTTTTTCGGTAGGAACCGGGCATCTGGAGATTGTCGATGGCCTCGGCAAGGTCCGAGGCCCTCTGGGCCAGAGCTTCGAAATCGACCTCCCCGGAGAGGTCGTCCATCCGTTTCGGAGCGGCTCCCACGGCTCCGAGGACGAGGCAACAACGGTTCCTCTCCCCCTCAGGCGTGGCCGAGACAAAGGCTGCAACGGAAACCAAGGGGTAATCGATGCTTCCTCGGAGGCGAAGCTTCTGGTAGGCGGAGCCGAAGGGGCCTTCGGGCAGGGGGAGGATGATCTTCGTCAGCACTTCGTCCGGTTGGAGACGAAAAGGGGTTAGGCCATTGCCGGTGAAGAGGTCGGCCACGGGGATCGTGCGGCTCGAACCCCTCTTTTCGAGAACGCATCGGGCCTCAAAGGCGATAAGGGCCGGGGCCAAATCGCCCTGATAGACACTGAAGCAGCGTTTGCTCCCTTTGACCGCGAGGCAGGCGCTCCCCCCCCTTTTGTGGCAAGATTCGAGGCCGTTGAGGACCAAGGGCGACTGATTGTAGTAGAGACAACGGGTGTTCTGAAGGAGGTTTCCTCCGGTCGTCCCCATGTTTTGGAGCGTCGGGGAGGCCACCTGGTAAGCGGCCTCCGCAAGGGCTCGAAAACCCCCCTCCAAGACGGAGGATTTAACGATCTCCCTCAATTTGGTGGCCGCGCCAACGATGATCTCGCGCCCCCTCACCTCGATCCCCTCGAGTTCCCGGATTTTTCCGAGGCTGATGACGGTCTCAGGGTTGGCCAGCCCCAATCTCACCCGGTTCAAGAGATCGGTCCCTCCTGCCAGGAGCTGGGCCTTCTCCTTTCGGGCTTCGAGTAGGGTGAGGACTTCTTGGAGGCTTTCGGGCTCCAGGAGTTGAAAGGGCGGAAGTCTCATGGGATCCTCCCGGTAAGGGTTGGTATCGTCCCCCCCCTTTATAGGAGAGGGGTTGGGCTTTGTCAAGGAAAGGCCCTTGGCGTCTTCGGCCACCACTGCTGACCGGTGGCCCTCCTTCGGATTCGAAGAGGGACCTCTTCATCAAGAAGGGGAATGGCGCTCGCCCTCCGCGTTAATGTGTATACTGTATACAGAAGAGGCGGCCTTTGTCAAGGCGAAGATCGATCCCTCCAGGGGATGAACAAAGGTGGGGGTTGGAGGAAACCCTCGGGGCCGGAGCGGGTCGGAGTTCCTCAGACCTCGATGATGTTGAATTGCTCCTGGTGGAAACCGGGTTTGGCCTTGATGACGATCTTTTTCTTCAGCTTCTTCTCAAGCTCCTCGACCCTCGCCCGCTCTTCCTCGTAGAGGAGATCGGCCACGTCCGGGTTCGCCTCGACCACGATGCTATGGCCACCCCAGGCCGAGGCCGTCCTCTCGATTTCTCGGAAGATATCGTAACAGACCGTCACCTTCGACTTGACGTACCCCGATCCTTCACAGTAAGGGCAGGGCTCTCCGAGCACCCTCAGGAGGCTCTCCCGAGTCCGTTTCCGGGTCATCTCCACCAGTCCCAGTTCCGAGATCTTGAAGATGGTGGTCTTCTGACGGTCCTTCTTGATGGCCTCCTCCAGGGCCTGATAGACCCTCTCCTTGTCGCCTTCCCGTTCCATATCGATGAAGTCGATGATGATGATCCCTCCGATGTTGCGGACCCTCAGCTGATAGGCGATCTCCTTGGCGGCCTCGAGGTTCGTCTTCAGGATGGTGTCGGCGAGATTCCTCTTCCCCACATACCGGCCCGTGTTGACGTCGATGGAGACCATGGCCTCGGTTTGGTCGATGACGATGTAGCCGCCGGATTTGAGCCAGACCTTTCGCCCGAGGAGCTTGTCGATCTCCATCTCGATACCGTAGGCATCGAAGATGGGTTCCTTCTCATTGTAGAGAAGGATTTCATACCGCTGTTTGGGCATATAGGTTTGGATGAAGGAGAGGATGTTTTCGTACTCCTCTTTGGAGTCGATGACGATCCGGCTGATCTGGGGAGAGAGGAGATCCCGGATCATCCTCAGGATCAGGGTCAGGTCGCTGTGAAGGAGGGCCGGAGCCGAGGTCATCTCCTTCTTTCTCTGGATGTTGCCCCAGAGTTGGAGGAGGAACTCCATGTCGTTTCGGATCTCCTCGGGCTCGGCTCCCTCGCTGGCGGTGCGAACGATGATCCCGCCGGAAGGGGGTTTGATCGATTGGGCGATCTCCCGCAATCGCCTCCGTTCCTTTTCATCCCGAATCCTTCTCGAGACCCCGATATGGTCCACCGTGGGCATATAGACGAGATACCGTCCCGGAAGGGTGATGTAGGAGGTGATCCGGGTCCCTTTGGTGCCGATGGGTTCTTTGGAGACCTGGACTAAAATCTCCTGGCCCTCGAAGAGCAGGTC from the Thermodesulfobacteriota bacterium genome contains:
- a CDS encoding FAD binding domain-containing protein, with protein sequence MRLPPFQLLEPESLQEVLTLLEARKEKAQLLAGGTDLLNRVRLGLANPETVISLGKIRELEGIEVRGREIIVGAATKLREIVKSSVLEGGFRALAEAAYQVASPTLQNMGTTGGNLLQNTRCLYYNQSPLVLNGLESCHKRGGSACLAVKGSKRCFSVYQGDLAPALIAFEARCVLEKRGSSRTIPVADLFTGNGLTPFRLQPDEVLTKIILPLPEGPFGSAYQKLRLRGSIDYPLVSVAAFVSATPEGERNRCCLVLGAVGAAPKRMDDLSGEVDFEALAQRASDLAEAIDNLQMPGSYRKKMAGVLAKRAMKEALARMKGVA
- a CDS encoding (2Fe-2S)-binding protein, which encodes MKKVPIRLTVNHEVYDLLIASHRTLLDVLRNDLHLTGTKEGCGEGVCGSCTVLLDGIPVRSCLTLAATVQGREITTIEGLREGEQLHPVQEAFVRHHAIQCGFCTPGMILTAYALLMENPNPSEPEIRRAISGNICRCTGYAKIVEAIRSLAGSGR
- the rng gene encoding ribonuclease G translates to MANELIINVTPQETRVALLEDRVLAELHIERTRDRGIIGNIYKGKVVKVLPGMQAAFVDIGLERAAFLYVADVYAGVDEFDEMAFLGLEMANSINPSTQIQDLLFEGQEILVQVSKEPIGTKGTRITSYITLPGRYLVYMPTVDHIGVSRRIRDEKERRRLREIAQSIKPPSGGIIVRTASEGAEPEEIRNDMEFLLQLWGNIQRKKEMTSAPALLHSDLTLILRMIRDLLSPQISRIVIDSKEEYENILSFIQTYMPKQRYEILLYNEKEPIFDAYGIEMEIDKLLGRKVWLKSGGYIVIDQTEAMVSIDVNTGRYVGKRNLADTILKTNLEAAKEIAYQLRVRNIGGIIIIDFIDMEREGDKERVYQALEEAIKKDRQKTTIFKISELGLVEMTRKRTRESLLRVLGEPCPYCEGSGYVKSKVTVCYDIFREIERTASAWGGHSIVVEANPDVADLLYEEERARVEELEKKLKKKIVIKAKPGFHQEQFNIIEV